Below is a genomic region from Candidatus Cloacimonadota bacterium.
TGTACAAAATTTGGTTATCAACCGGAACAAATACTTCCCCACGATGGTTATTTGATCAATCTCGGTCAGCCGGAAAAAATAAAATTGGAAAAATCCCGAAATGCTTTTCTTGATGAATTGCAAAGGTGCGAGCAGCTCGGATTGAAATATTTGAATTTCCATTCGGGTAACCACTTGAACCAAATTCCTAGAGAAGATTGCCTAAAGCGAATTGCAGAATCCGTAAATATTTGCTTGGATAAAACCAACTATGTTACAGCAGTTATCGAAAATACTGCGGGGCAGGGAACCAGTATGGGTTCCACTTTTGAGGAAATCGCTTTTATCATCCAACATATTGAAAATAAAGAGCGGATTGGAGTTTGCCTTGATACGTGCCACCTGTTTTCAGCCGGATATGATTTGCGAACAGAAGAAACCTATCAAAACACGATGAAACAATTTGATGAATTAATTGGATTTGAGTATCTGAAGGGAATGCACCTGAACGACTCCAAAAAACCGTTTGGGGAACACAAAGACAGGCATGAAAGCATTGGTAAGGGTGAAATTGGCTTGGCTGCTTTCCGTTTTATTATGAATGATACGAGAATTGATGAAATTCCGA
It encodes:
- the nfo gene encoding deoxyribonuclease IV, whose translation is MKRIGAHVSIGGGVENAPLHANEIGAKAFAIFTKNQKRWNAKPFTKENITKFKKNCTKFGYQPEQILPHDGYLINLGQPEKIKLEKSRNAFLDELQRCEQLGLKYLNFHSGNHLNQIPREDCLKRIAESVNICLDKTNYVTAVIENTAGQGTSMGSTFEEIAFIIQHIENKERIGVCLDTCHLFSAGYDLRTEETYQNTMKQFDELIGFEYLKGMHLNDSKKPFGEHKDRHESIGKGEIGLAAFRFIMNDTRIDEIPMILETPETEIWEEEIKLLYSLIGK